From a region of the Drosophila virilis strain 15010-1051.87 chromosome 3, Dvir_AGI_RSII-ME, whole genome shotgun sequence genome:
- the Su(var)3-3 gene encoding possible lysine-specific histone demethylase 1, with translation MKPTQSGGSSTSTGKMGEPIEYVTLISDDSDGEPSPKRNPTGGGSQAGNQTKSKFDDDSNDTPATSDERRTSRRNKPKVDYTNKPATASAENASASYEKCSSGSSGSSTGPSDKRGHVQTELRSRKSETAVHQSAASGTRGALPKDTNGTNGDARDNSTPTVLSGQEGAVFQSRLPFSKMTPNEEACFPDISRSGILGHRVFLNIRNGLLHMWVDNPKTQLTFENALKRLPPPFDSDPNLVRRVHSFLERHGFINFGIFKRITPIPIKKLGKVIVIGAGISGLAVGQQLQQFGMDVIVLEARDRVGGRIATFRKNSYIADLGAMVVTGVYGNPMTILSKQIGMDLVPIQQTCPLYGPDGKPVPKEKDDVIEREFNRLLESASYLSHRLDFNYAGNNPVSLGDALEWIINMQDKAVQEKRAAHMQEIIAAQTKIIEHRKRLKSILQKIATLKSELQTLVRQRVPKGAQNENGYACQEYTIRTTQIKLEDLVNVEAELRNEGHKMELKLQELEQNGPSQVYLSSRDRLILDWHFANLEFANATRLDNLSLKHWDQDDDFEFIGHHTTVRNGYSCVPVALTENIDIRLNSAVKEIKYNSKGVEIVAENLKTSNSQMTYKADLAVCTLTLGVLKVAVTQEEETQHGNTVKFDPPLPDWKQQAIRRLGFGNLNKVVLCFDRIFWDPNANLFGHVGSTTASRGEMFLFWSISSSPVLLALVAGMAANIVESVTDDIIIGRCMSVLKNIFGNTSVPQPKETVVTRWRSDQWARGSYSYVSVGSSGSDYDLLAAPVIPPTSFEPHFSKEAEELPRLFFAGEHTIRNYPATVHGAYLSGLREAGRIADYYLGYPEGTPPDIGYSVTEAANSVSVGNVVKLRDLSPRLSDSPVSKKSEENSNVNDSTDLH, from the exons ATGAAGCCTACTCAGTCCGGTGGCAGTAGTACCAGCACCGGCAAAATGGGCGAACCCATCGAGTATGTAACCCTGATTAGCGACGACTCTGACGGGGAGCCGTCCCCCAAACGCAACCCTACAGGAGGCGGCAGCCAAGCCGGCAACCAAACGAAGTCAAAATTTGACGACGACTCCAACGATACACCTGCCACAAGTGACGAGCGTCGCACTAGCCGGCGCAACAAGCCCAAAGTCGACTACACGAATAAGCCGGCAACGGCTAGTGCGGAGAATGCGTCTGCGTCCTATGAAAAATGCAGCTCCGGCTCGTCAGGTAGCAGCACTGGACCATCGGATAAACGCGGGCATGTGCAGACGGAGCTGCGCTCCCGGAAATCGGAGACGGCAGTTCATCAGAGCGCAGCCTCTGGCACCCGCGGCGCTTTGCCAAAGGACACAAATGGCACCAATGGGGATGCACGCGATAACAGCACCCCCACGGTACTTTCCGGGCAGGAAGGTGCAGTATTTCAGTCGCGCCTGCCCTTTAGCAAGATGACACCTAATGAGGAGGCGTGCTTTCCGGATATAAGCCGCTCGGGCATACTGGGGCATCGAGTTTTCCTCAACATACGCAACGGTTTGCTTCACATGTGGGTGGATAATCCCAAAACCCAGTTGACTTTTGAAAATGCGCTCAAACGGCTGCCGCCGCCCTTCGACAGTGACCCGAATCTGGTGAGACGTGTGCACTCATTTTTGGAGCGGCACGGCTTTATCAATTTCGGCATATTCAAGCGGATAACTCCCATACCCATCAAGAAGCTTGGCAAGGTAATCGTGATTGGTGCGGGCATCTCTGGACTGGCAGTTgggcaacagttgcaacaatTTGGTATGGACGTGATCGTGTTGGAAGCGCGAGATCGAGTTGGCGGGCGTATTGCCACGTTTCGCAAAAACAGCTATATTGCCGACCTGGGCGCCATGGTGGTAACAGGCGTTTACGGCAATCCCATGACCATTCTGAGCAAGCAGATTGGCATGGATCTGGTACCAATTCAGCAGACATGCCCGCTGTACGGTCCCGATGGTAAACCAGTGCCAAAGGAAAAAGATGATGTTATTGAGCGCGAGTTTAATCGGCTACTTGAATCGGCCAGCTATCTGTCGCATCGCCTAGACTTTAACTACGCCGGCAATAATCCTGTCTCTTTGGGAGATGCCCTGGAGTGGATCATTAATATGCAGGACAAGGCCGTGCAGGAGAAACGCGCCGCACATATGCAAGAGATTATTGCTGCCCAAACGAAAATCATTGAGCACCGCAAAAGGCTGAAGAGCATTCTACAGAAGATTGCAACGCTCAAGTCTGAGCTTCAAACATTGGTTAGACAGCGCGTACCAAAGGGCGCCCAGAACGAGAATGGTTATGCGTGCCAAGAATACACCATTCGCACCACTCAAATCAAGCTGGAAGACCTTGTCAATGTCGAAGCGGAGCTCCGCAATGAGGGGCACAAGATGGAGCTCAAGCTTCAAGAGCTTGAACAAAACGGACCGAG TCAGGTGTATCTATCCTCACGCGACCGTCTGATACTTGATTGGCATTTTGCCAATCTGGAATTCGCGAATGCCACACGCTTGGACAACTTATCGCTAAAGCATTGGGATCAGGATGATGACTTTGAGTTTATTGGCCACCATACCACAGTGCGTAATGGTTACTCCTGCGTTCCAGTTGCGCTTACAGAGAACATTGACATACGGCTCAATAGCGCTGTCAAGGAAATTAAGTACAATAGCAAAGGCGTAGAGATTGTGGCTGAAAATCTAAAAACTTCCAACTCGCAAATGACATACAAGGCCGATTTGGCCGTCTGTACGCTTACACTGGGCGTTCTAAAGGTGGCGGTCACGCAGGAGGAGGAGACACAGCATGGCAATACTGTTAAATTTGATCCACCACTGCCAGACTGGAAGCAACAAGCCATACGTCGCTTGGGATTTGGTAATCTCAACAAGGTGGTGCTCTGTTTTGATCGTATATTCTGGGATCCCAATGCGAATCTCTTTGGCCATGTGGGCAGCACCACTGCCAGTCGTG GGGAAATGTTTCTGTTCTGGAGCATCAGCTCGTCGCCGGTTTTGCTGGCCCTCGTCGCTGGCATGGCAGCCAATATTGTGGAGAGCGTGACGGATGACATCATTATCGGACGCTGTATGTCCGtcctaaaaaatatatttggcaACACATCGGTGCCTCAGCCCAAGGAGACGGTCGTTACTCGTTGGCGCAGCGATCAGTGGGCCCGTGGATCATATAGTTATGTTTCTGTAGGCTCCTCTGGTAGTGACTACGATCTTCTAGCAGCACCAGTCATCCCGCCCACAAGTTTCGAGCCGCATTTTAGCAAAGAGGCCGAAGAACTGCCTCGCCTTTTCTTTGCGGGCGAGCACACGATACGCAACTATCCAGCGACTGTGCACGGCGCGTATTTAAGCGGCTTACGTGAGGCTGGTCGCATTGCTGATTACTATTTAGGCTATCCGGAAGGTACACCGCCGGACATCGGCTATTCTGTTACAGAAGCCGCCAACTCGGTTTCAGTGGGTAATGTTGTAAAATTGCGCGACCTTTCGCCACGTCTTTCTGACTCGCCCGTGTCCAAAAAATCTGAGGAGAATTCAAACGTTAACGATTCAACAGATTTGCACTAA
- the LOC6622335 gene encoding probable deoxycytidylate deaminase, producing MPKEHKEKCEDAADLTASLAKLHIQKRQDYLHWDDYFMATALLSSRRSKDPSTQVGACIVDKHKRIVAIGYNGFPRDCSDDVFSWSKDNSDPLENKNMYVVHAEANAILNSNSRSLDGTRLYTTLFPCNECTKLIIQSGIREIYYISDKYAEKPIYRASKRMLDAVGIVYQRHVPTQKQIIINFDDTLKEESK from the coding sequence ATGCCCAAGGAACATAAGGAGAAATGCGAGGATGCGGCAGATCTTACCGCAAGCTTGGCGAAGCTGCATATTCAAAAGCGACAGGATTACTTACATTGGGATGATTACTTCATGGCCACCGCCCTACTTTCGTCGAGGCGTAGTAAAGATCCCTCCACGCAGGTTGGCGCATGCATTGTGGATAAGCACAAGCGCATTGTAGCAATTGGTTACAATGGATTTCCAAGAGACTGTAGCGATGATGTTTTTTCCTGGTCGAAGGACAATAGTGATCCCTTGGAAAATAAGAATATGTATGTGGTGCACGCGGAAGCCAACGCTATACTCAATAGCAATAGCAGAAGTCTGGATGGTACTCGCCTCTACACGACTCTTTTCCCCTGCAACGAGTGCACAAAATTAATCATACAATCGGGTATCCGAGAAATATACTACATATCTGACAAGTACGCGGAGAAGCCTATCTATCGAGCCTCTAAGCGGATGCTCGATGCAGTTGGCATCGTCTACCAGCGACACGTTCCTACGCAAAAGCAGATTATTATCAACTTTGACGACACCCTCAAGGAGGAAAGCAAATAA
- the LOC6624600 gene encoding peritrophin-48 isoform X1 codes for MRHREDASLRVGIGVILLAICLPQPLHALHDFAGMCRLFKNGTHIRKPGTCDEYIECINDTGVIHTCADSLVFEPSSQKCVQATASNSVYCGNLCEGLDGKWVADPTDCQNYFYCRNGEALGGHCDNSQHFNETTQSCEYGVDSLCVDVANICEILPDKTKFRQENDCNEYYECKSGKHSLKTCSSTQYFDVEIGGCALKSQVKCTAHSKKNVCVSKSKPISGYQSDGATCRGYFYCADLGAVPDIDPIWAQCPEGYFFDDINKRCGLPTSVVCTHNRCEGRGTMLVTSSSNNCHNYITCVDGVEVEENTCHWDHFFDESVQGCSSKIVYDECCDGRD; via the coding sequence CGTCATTGCGAGTCGGTATCGGAGTAATCCTGCTGGCAATATGCCTGCCCCAGCCATTGCACGCGCTGCACGATTTTGCGGGTATGTGTCGCCTGTTCAAAAATGGCACCCACATCCGCAAGCCGGGTACCTGCGACGAGTACATTGAATGCATAAATGACACGGGAGTAATACACACCTGTGCCGATTCCCTGGTCTTTGAGCCAAGTTCACAGAAGTGCGTCCAGGCAACGGCAAGCAACAGCGTTTACTGTGGCAATCTTTGCGAGGGATTGGATGGAAAATGGGTAGCAGATCCAACAGACTGTCAAAATTACTTCTACTGCAGGAACGGCGAGGCCCTCGGCGGTCATTGCGACAATTCGCAGCATTTCAATGAGACCACGCAGTCGTGCGAGTATGGAGTCGACTCGCTTTGCGTGGACGTAGCAAATATATGCGAAATATTGCCCGACAAGACCAAGTTTCGGCAGGAGAATGACTGTAACGAGTACTATGAATGCAAGAGTGGAAAGCATAGTCTTAAGACTTGCTCATCAACGCAATACTTTGATGTAGAAATCGGCGGCTGTGCGCTTAAAAGTCAAGTGAAATGCACAGCGCACTCCAAGAAGAATGTGTGCGTGTCCAAAAGCAAACCAATTTCTGGCTACCAATCGGACGGTGCCACTTGCCGCGGCTACTTCTATTGCGCCGACCTCGGTGCCGTTCCCGACATTGATCCCATATGGGCCCAGTGTCCAGAGGGCTACTTCTTTGATGACATTAACAAGAGATGCGGCCTGCCCACTTCGGTGGTGTGCACACACAACCGCTGTGAGGGGCGTGGCACCATGCtcgtcaccagcagcagcaacaactgccacAACTATATTACGTGCGTGGACGGCGTCGAAGTCGAGGAGAACACCTGCCATTGGGATCACTTTTTCGATGAGTCAGTGCAAGGCTGCTCTAGTAAGATTGTTTACGACGAGTGCTGCGATGGTCGTGACTGA
- the LOC6624600 gene encoding peritrophin-48 isoform X2, with amino-acid sequence MHASLRVGIGVILLAICLPQPLHALHDFAGMCRLFKNGTHIRKPGTCDEYIECINDTGVIHTCADSLVFEPSSQKCVQATASNSVYCGNLCEGLDGKWVADPTDCQNYFYCRNGEALGGHCDNSQHFNETTQSCEYGVDSLCVDVANICEILPDKTKFRQENDCNEYYECKSGKHSLKTCSSTQYFDVEIGGCALKSQVKCTAHSKKNVCVSKSKPISGYQSDGATCRGYFYCADLGAVPDIDPIWAQCPEGYFFDDINKRCGLPTSVVCTHNRCEGRGTMLVTSSSNNCHNYITCVDGVEVEENTCHWDHFFDESVQGCSSKIVYDECCDGRD; translated from the exons ATGCACG CGTCATTGCGAGTCGGTATCGGAGTAATCCTGCTGGCAATATGCCTGCCCCAGCCATTGCACGCGCTGCACGATTTTGCGGGTATGTGTCGCCTGTTCAAAAATGGCACCCACATCCGCAAGCCGGGTACCTGCGACGAGTACATTGAATGCATAAATGACACGGGAGTAATACACACCTGTGCCGATTCCCTGGTCTTTGAGCCAAGTTCACAGAAGTGCGTCCAGGCAACGGCAAGCAACAGCGTTTACTGTGGCAATCTTTGCGAGGGATTGGATGGAAAATGGGTAGCAGATCCAACAGACTGTCAAAATTACTTCTACTGCAGGAACGGCGAGGCCCTCGGCGGTCATTGCGACAATTCGCAGCATTTCAATGAGACCACGCAGTCGTGCGAGTATGGAGTCGACTCGCTTTGCGTGGACGTAGCAAATATATGCGAAATATTGCCCGACAAGACCAAGTTTCGGCAGGAGAATGACTGTAACGAGTACTATGAATGCAAGAGTGGAAAGCATAGTCTTAAGACTTGCTCATCAACGCAATACTTTGATGTAGAAATCGGCGGCTGTGCGCTTAAAAGTCAAGTGAAATGCACAGCGCACTCCAAGAAGAATGTGTGCGTGTCCAAAAGCAAACCAATTTCTGGCTACCAATCGGACGGTGCCACTTGCCGCGGCTACTTCTATTGCGCCGACCTCGGTGCCGTTCCCGACATTGATCCCATATGGGCCCAGTGTCCAGAGGGCTACTTCTTTGATGACATTAACAAGAGATGCGGCCTGCCCACTTCGGTGGTGTGCACACACAACCGCTGTGAGGGGCGTGGCACCATGCtcgtcaccagcagcagcaacaactgccacAACTATATTACGTGCGTGGACGGCGTCGAAGTCGAGGAGAACACCTGCCATTGGGATCACTTTTTCGATGAGTCAGTGCAAGGCTGCTCTAGTAAGATTGTTTACGACGAGTGCTGCGATGGTCGTGACTGA